Proteins encoded together in one bacterium window:
- a CDS encoding aminotransferase class I/II-fold pyridoxal phosphate-dependent enzyme: MRLIVRVLLAAALYGLEHKNDIVSHSFDQVKKSRDFLCTFFDRLSEQGLISYAKPTAGFYLFFKTQHEDSFELVMNILQEVKIAMAPGCDFGPNAKSFIRFCFARDPEIVIEGIKRLQDYFIRKNISQSLHMMSSSL; this comes from the coding sequence GTGCGTTTAATTGTCCGAGTGTTATTGGCCGCAGCTCTTTATGGGCTTGAGCATAAAAATGATATTGTTTCACATTCTTTTGATCAAGTAAAAAAAAGTCGCGATTTTTTGTGTACTTTTTTCGATCGTCTTTCCGAGCAGGGTCTTATTTCTTATGCCAAGCCTACGGCCGGCTTTTATCTGTTTTTTAAAACACAACATGAAGACAGTTTTGAATTAGTTATGAATATTTTGCAAGAAGTAAAAATAGCGATGGCACCAGGTTGCGATTTTGGGCCAAATGCAAAATCGTTTATTCGTTTTTGTTTTGCGCGAGATCCTGAAATAGTGATTGAAGGAATTAAGCGTTTGCAAGATTATTTTATACGTAAAAACATTTCTCAAAGCCTTCACATGATGAGCAGTTCTTTATAA
- a CDS encoding DedA family protein yields the protein MKFIRDIYDWMGRKVEKPYAVAWLFALFFIEASFFFIPVDPLLILFCVQNRKRSFFYATIATIASVLGGIGGYIIGSTLWLSVGFPLVSWIISEETFNHVVAQYALYESWAVFIAGFTPIPYKAVTISAGFCKLPFIPFVVYSILARGARFFLVAGAIRLWGVAIKRIIDDYFNYLVVAFTILLILSCSVFKGAI from the coding sequence ATGAAGTTCATTAGAGATATCTATGATTGGATGGGTAGAAAAGTTGAGAAGCCTTATGCGGTTGCCTGGCTTTTCGCCCTCTTTTTTATTGAAGCTTCATTTTTTTTTATACCAGTAGATCCCCTGCTCATCCTTTTTTGTGTGCAAAATCGTAAGCGATCATTTTTTTATGCAACAATAGCGACTATTGCGTCGGTACTGGGCGGCATAGGTGGTTATATTATCGGTTCAACGTTGTGGTTGAGTGTTGGGTTTCCACTTGTTTCATGGATTATTTCTGAAGAAACGTTTAATCATGTTGTTGCACAGTATGCTTTGTATGAATCGTGGGCGGTCTTTATCGCCGGCTTTACTCCAATTCCTTACAAGGCCGTAACTATTTCTGCTGGTTTTTGTAAGTTGCCATTTATACCTTTTGTGGTGTATTCCATCTTGGCACGAGGGGCGCGATTCTTTTTAGTTGCTGGTGCAATTCGTCTGTGGGGCGTTGCAATTAAAAGAATTATTGATGACTATTTTAATTATCTCGTGGTTGCATTCACCATTTTGCTCATTCTGAGCTGTAGCGTGTTTAAAGGAGCCATATGA
- a CDS encoding aminotransferase class I/II-fold pyridoxal phosphate-dependent enzyme: MIELSMPELKRIESVVRNNEGYLSFAQGALRLRGGIDSSIKEYAQQILQTDKADYYQDALGILPLRKKIAEMLASEHKSPISIDNVMVTHGGSGALTSLALTLLQAGDEVILLEPSYPVYESIIKFSKAVPVFVPAFEMKKIQGQNQWVLDVAVIERAITSHTKMIMLSNPSNPCGTVLSREELEQLRRIAELHNIYLVVDEVYDDFVFEGSFYSSTPLVPQSDRILRVGSFSKSLGMSGWRVGFLVAPFRLIKAISTLQSCAFNCPSVIGRSSLWA, from the coding sequence ATGATTGAGTTAAGTATGCCTGAATTGAAAAGAATTGAATCGGTTGTGCGGAATAATGAAGGTTATTTGTCTTTTGCGCAAGGCGCTTTGCGTTTGCGTGGTGGGATTGATTCTTCCATAAAAGAATATGCACAGCAAATTTTACAAACGGACAAAGCTGATTATTATCAAGATGCGTTAGGCATTTTGCCGTTGCGCAAAAAAATTGCTGAAATGCTAGCAAGTGAACATAAAAGTCCTATCAGTATAGATAATGTGATGGTAACGCATGGTGGTAGCGGTGCGCTGACAAGCCTGGCATTGACACTTTTGCAAGCAGGCGATGAAGTTATTTTACTTGAACCATCGTATCCCGTTTATGAAAGTATTATAAAATTTTCAAAAGCGGTGCCGGTGTTTGTGCCAGCATTTGAAATGAAAAAAATACAGGGACAGAATCAGTGGGTGCTTGATGTTGCGGTTATTGAACGCGCTATTACGTCTCATACCAAAATGATTATGCTTTCAAATCCATCAAATCCGTGTGGGACCGTTTTGTCCCGCGAAGAGCTTGAACAACTGCGTAGAATAGCAGAGCTGCATAATATTTATTTGGTGGTTGATGAAGTGTATGATGATTTTGTTTTTGAAGGATCATTTTACTCAAGTACGCCATTAGTACCACAATCTGACCGTATTTTGCGTGTTGGTTCTTTTTCAAAAAGTCTTGGCATGAGTGGTTGGCGGGTTGGTTTTCTTGTTGCGCCATTTCGCTTAATTAAAGCTATTTCAACGTTGCAAAGTTGTGCGTTTAATTGTCCGAGTGTTATTGGCCGCAGCTCTTTATGGGCTTGA